Proteins found in one Triticum aestivum cultivar Chinese Spring chromosome 4D, IWGSC CS RefSeq v2.1, whole genome shotgun sequence genomic segment:
- the LOC123095610 gene encoding protein VAPYRIN, giving the protein MDRLVIPEPTNEVVVRVEPGRPARGELTLRNAMHTMPVAFRLQPAVRGRFAVRPHTGILAPLAAVTVEVLYMASEAPDGPGGGGSRGEDAFLLHSVVAPGASVREPVSALDSVNPEWFSARKKQVFVDSGIRASFVGAEVAARLVATGAVEALREVLDRSDPAWRAADAADESGSTLLDLAVGLGRADIVQVLLEYGADADKPSRGRTPLEIAAASGECLIAELLLANGAKHAGSDALHVAAAAGHDDVLKLLLGKPAPASPGSSSSASFSGSFTSIDAAGREGKTPLRLAAEGGRREAVKALLAAGARADARCGTDGGTALHAAARRGDEAVARLILAHGVAGTASVRDAKGKTAYETAAEEGHTGRIMDFLGLGEAILAAARKGEARAVRRAADGGASVEGRDAHGWTPLMRAAFKGRADAVRDLIERGVDLEACDAEGYTALHCAAEAGRSDVVDILLKAGANARAATTKGRTAAASAAVTGKAKVVRLLEKAGGVGRKGAGEKAAPAVAKGGSMDRRRRGRKGSSGAIRFGGGKEGYEAATVTVGWSH; this is encoded by the coding sequence ATGGACCGGCTGGTGATCCCGGAGCCGACGAACGAGGTGGTGGTGCGGGTGGAGCCGGGGCGGCCGGCCAGGGGGGAGCTCACGCTGCGCAACGCCATGCACACCATGCCCGTCGCCTTCCGCCTGCAGCCGGCCGTCAGGGGCCGCTTCGCCGTGCGCCCGCACACTGGGATCCTGGCGCCGCTCGCCGCGGTCACCGTTGAGGTGCTCTACATGGCCTCCGAGGCGCCCGACGGGCCCGGCGGGGGAGGCAGCCGCGGGGAGGACGCCTTCCTGCTGCACAGCGTGGTGGCGCCCGGCGCCTCTGTCAGGGAGCCCGTCTCCGCGCTCGACTCGGTGAACCCTGAGTGGTTCTCCGCGAGGAAGAAGCAGGTGTTTGTCGACAGCGGCATCCGGGCGTCCTTCGTGGGCGCCGAGGTCGCGGCGCGCCTCGTCGCCACCGGGGCCGTGGAGGCGCTCAGGGAGGTGCTCGACCGCAGCGACCCCGCGTGGCGCGCCGCGGACGCCGCCGACGAGTCCGGGAGCACGCTGCTCGACCTCGCGGTGGGCCTCGGCCGCGCGGACATCGTGCAGGTGCTCCTCGAGTACGGCGCCGACGCCGACAAGCCCAGCCGCGGACGGACACCCCTCGAGATCGCAGCGGCGTCCGGCGAGTGCCTCATCGCGGAGCTCCTCCTCGCCAACGGAGCCAAGCACGCCGGCTCCGACGCGCTCCACGTGGCCGCCGCGGCGGGACACGACGATGTCTTGAAGCTGCTTCTTGGAAAGCCCGCGCCTGCTTCTCCCGGCTCCTCCTCCTCAGCTTCCTTCTCCGGTTCCTTCACGTCCATCGACGCGGCAGGGAGGGAGGGCAAGACCCCACTGCGGCTGGCGGCGGAGGGTGGCCGGCGGGAAGCGGTGAAGGCGCTCCTGGCGGCCGGCGCGAGGGCCGACGCGAGGTGCGGCACGGATGGCGGCACCGCCCTCCACGCCGCGGCGAGGCGGGGCGACGAGGCCGTGGCCCGCCTGATCCTGGCGCACGGCGTGGCCGGCACGGCCTCGGTGCGCGACGCGAAAGGGAAGACGGCCTACGAGACCGCGGCCGAGGAGGGCCACACCGGGCGGATCATGGACTTCCTAGGGCTCGGCGAGGCGATCCTGGCGGCCGCGCGCAAGGGCGAGGCCCGGGCCGTCCGTCGGGCCGCGGACGGCGGCGCGTCCGTGGAAGGGCGGGACGCGCACGGGTGGACGCCGCTGATGCGCGCCGCGTTCAAGGGGCGCGCCGACGCGGTTCGCGACCTCATCGAGCGGGGCGTCGACTTGGAGGCGTGCGACGCCGAGGGCTACACGGCGCTGCACTGCGCCGCCGAGGCGGGGCGCTCGGACGTGGTGGACATCCTCCTAAAGGCCGGGGCCAACgccagggcagcgacgacgaaggGGAGGACGGCCGCAGCCTCCGCGGCGGTCACGGGCAAGGCCAAGGTGGTGCGGCTGCTGGAGAAGGCCGGCGGGGTCGGGCGGAAGGGCGCCGGTGAGAaggcggcgccggcggtggccaAGGGCGGGAGCATGGACAGGCGACGGAGGGGGAGGAAGGGAAGCAGTGGCGCCATACGGTTCGGTGGCGGGAAGGAGGGGTACGAAGCCGCCACGGTCACCGTCGGGTGGTCCCACTAG